In Mucilaginibacter celer, one DNA window encodes the following:
- a CDS encoding zinc-dependent alcohol dehydrogenase — MKAAVFHKPGDIRYDTVEDPRLEQDNDVILKVTSTAICGSDLHILSGGVPQPKPMIMGHEFMGIVEEVGKGVTKLKKGDRVVVPFPISCGHCFFCQHDASPACENSNYKHYGPDGDMAGQKGAALFGYTDLYGGYSGGQAQYVRVPYADISPRIVPDNMTDEQVLFLTDIFPTGWSAIDWAQLKGGEVVAIFGSGPVGLMAQKAAWINGASRVIAIDPLNYRLEKAKAVNKVETLNPNEVDVVEAIRAITGGRGADVCVDAVGFEPERNIIDKAKALINFEVGSMKVLDMAFKAVRRMGTVSIMGVYGSTYDNFPLHRLFDKGITLKMGQAPVLNYIDHLIELVKEEKVVLDDIITHTLPLSEVTYGYEIFDKKEEDCVKVVLKPWERIKPTDNNVPVKIEN; from the coding sequence ATGAAAGCTGCAGTATTTCACAAACCCGGCGATATCCGTTATGATACCGTTGAAGATCCTCGTTTAGAACAGGATAACGATGTCATTTTAAAAGTTACCTCTACTGCTATATGCGGTTCCGACCTGCATATCCTGAGCGGCGGCGTACCGCAACCAAAACCTATGATAATGGGGCATGAGTTTATGGGCATTGTTGAAGAAGTTGGTAAAGGCGTAACCAAATTAAAAAAGGGCGACCGCGTGGTAGTACCATTCCCAATATCCTGCGGCCATTGTTTTTTCTGTCAACATGACGCTTCGCCAGCCTGCGAAAATTCCAATTACAAACATTACGGGCCTGACGGCGATATGGCCGGTCAAAAAGGCGCTGCACTATTTGGATATACCGACCTGTATGGAGGGTATTCCGGCGGACAGGCGCAATATGTACGTGTGCCTTACGCGGATATCAGCCCGAGGATTGTACCGGATAATATGACCGATGAGCAGGTTTTGTTCCTGACAGACATTTTCCCTACCGGCTGGTCCGCAATCGATTGGGCACAGCTAAAAGGCGGCGAGGTTGTGGCCATATTTGGCTCGGGCCCTGTTGGATTGATGGCACAGAAAGCAGCCTGGATCAACGGCGCAAGCCGCGTGATCGCAATTGATCCGTTGAATTATCGCTTAGAAAAAGCTAAAGCCGTGAATAAGGTGGAAACACTTAACCCTAATGAAGTTGATGTGGTAGAAGCCATCCGCGCGATAACCGGCGGCCGTGGTGCCGATGTTTGTGTAGATGCTGTAGGCTTTGAACCCGAACGCAATATTATAGATAAGGCAAAAGCCCTGATCAATTTTGAGGTGGGCAGCATGAAAGTACTGGATATGGCTTTTAAAGCTGTTCGCCGGATGGGGACAGTATCTATTATGGGCGTTTATGGTTCAACGTATGACAATTTCCCGCTACACCGCCTGTTTGATAAAGGTATAACACTTAAAATGGGCCAGGCGCCTGTTTTGAATTACATAGACCATTTAATTGAATTGGTAAAAGAAGAAAAAGTAGTACTGGACGATATTATTACCCACACCCTTCCCCTGAGCGAAGTGACGTATGGTTACGAGATCTTCGATAAAAAAGAAGAGGATTGCGTGAAAGTGGTGTTAAAACCCTGGGAACGGATAAAACCAACGGATAATAACGTACCTGTAAAAATAGAAAACTAA
- a CDS encoding DUF2252 family protein, translating into MNESERIINIQKRMQQVPAALLSTTTFRGDTFVIQELQPVKDTIKFKQLNNYRDMYQVISDMATLTASSHLRSGGMQGSSIIDDLIAFGKSEEWQPLLTNYAENYAAKVRSDYRQFIKDYKKGLFKPKPVDNHTTN; encoded by the coding sequence GTGAATGAATCCGAAAGGATTATCAATATCCAAAAGCGGATGCAACAGGTACCTGCGGCTTTATTGAGTACCACAACATTTCGCGGCGATACTTTTGTGATCCAGGAACTGCAACCGGTTAAAGACACTATTAAATTTAAACAATTAAACAATTACCGGGATATGTACCAGGTGATCAGCGATATGGCGACACTTACCGCTTCCTCGCATTTGAGGAGCGGCGGCATGCAAGGCTCTTCCATTATCGATGATCTGATCGCTTTTGGCAAATCAGAAGAGTGGCAACCATTGCTGACAAATTATGCGGAAAATTATGCTGCAAAGGTAAGGTCAGACTACAGGCAGTTTATTAAGGATTACAAAAAAGGCCTTTTTAAGCCAAAACCTGTTGATAATCATACCACCAATTAA
- a CDS encoding DUF3891 family protein, producing the protein MIVNYTKNGWEVITQRAHGMLAAQLASHWHHSVRTERWLETLLAIAEHDDARVEPGDDELLTHQGGPADFKMKTYNQGHCQRTFEASISKSRYVALLCSMHLDFVYGSLCKNNAEDQSFMKAQEALRRGWRKELHITIKQAEKDYRLMEWCDALSLLICQRENQPEGRAVEISKGPDNGNYLLTQDEPGILKITPWPFEEKEFKVAFETRLINQLTFKNNDEFRKAFYAAGVIEKSWIIKH; encoded by the coding sequence ATGATAGTTAACTATACCAAAAACGGATGGGAAGTAATTACGCAAAGGGCACACGGAATGCTGGCAGCGCAGCTGGCGTCTCACTGGCATCATTCGGTACGTACTGAACGGTGGCTGGAAACCTTGCTGGCCATTGCCGAACATGATGACGCCAGGGTTGAACCCGGCGATGATGAATTGCTAACCCACCAGGGCGGCCCGGCCGACTTTAAAATGAAAACATATAACCAGGGACACTGCCAGCGTACTTTTGAAGCATCCATAAGCAAAAGCAGGTATGTGGCCCTGTTATGTTCTATGCACCTGGATTTTGTTTACGGCAGCCTTTGTAAAAACAACGCCGAAGATCAATCATTTATGAAAGCGCAGGAAGCATTGCGGAGAGGCTGGCGTAAAGAACTGCATATCACTATTAAACAGGCCGAAAAGGACTACCGGTTGATGGAATGGTGTGATGCGCTTTCGCTACTCATCTGTCAGCGGGAAAACCAGCCGGAAGGCCGGGCTGTAGAGATCAGTAAAGGCCCTGATAACGGCAACTACCTGCTCACTCAGGATGAACCGGGCATATTAAAAATTACACCCTGGCCGTTTGAAGAAAAGGAATTTAAAGTAGCTTTTGAAACCCGGCTTATCAATCAACTAACTTTTAAAAATAACGATGAGTTTCGGAAAGCCTTTTATGCTGCCGGGGTGATTGAAAAATCATGGATCATTAAACATTAA
- a CDS encoding DUF2252 family protein, protein MAENHFRFFRGTCHLFYEDLAKASPLPLSPLGWICGDMHIENFGSYKGDNKLVYFDLNDFDEAVLAPVCYELARMTASIFIAFDNLGFEPEKALKMAQLYIRDYANTLVNAKAISIEPRTARGIVKEFLTRADHSNEKDLLKKRTISKKRKIILSLEDERHFKLDKKLKSELKSHINEWVQNSNDGPYNYEVVSTVFRLAGTGSIGVKRYLFLLKSTNTKNKYLMLEMKQSMQSSVYPYLRYNSWIG, encoded by the coding sequence ATGGCCGAAAACCATTTCCGGTTTTTCAGGGGTACCTGTCATTTATTTTATGAGGATTTAGCTAAAGCTTCCCCCCTGCCTCTCTCGCCATTGGGCTGGATCTGTGGCGACATGCACATCGAGAATTTTGGAAGTTATAAAGGTGATAACAAGCTGGTTTATTTTGACCTGAATGATTTTGACGAAGCCGTACTCGCCCCGGTTTGCTATGAACTGGCCCGGATGACGGCCAGTATTTTTATCGCTTTTGACAATCTTGGTTTCGAGCCTGAAAAAGCTTTAAAAATGGCTCAGTTGTATATCCGCGATTATGCAAATACGTTGGTTAACGCAAAAGCGATCAGTATAGAACCGCGTACAGCCAGGGGAATTGTGAAGGAATTTTTGACCAGGGCAGATCATAGCAATGAAAAAGACCTGTTGAAAAAGCGCACCATCAGCAAAAAGCGGAAAATCATCCTTTCGCTGGAAGATGAACGCCATTTTAAGCTGGATAAAAAGCTTAAAAGCGAACTGAAATCACATATCAACGAGTGGGTACAAAACAGTAATGATGGGCCTTACAATTACGAAGTAGTCAGCACTGTTTTCCGCCTGGCCGGAACCGGCAGTATCGGCGTAAAGCGTTACCTGTTCCTTTTAAAAAGTACCAATACGAAAAACAAATACCTGATGCTGGAAATGAAGCAATCCATGCAATCGTCTGTGTATCCTTATCTGCGGTACAACAGCTGGATTGGGTGA
- a CDS encoding SDR family oxidoreductase — translation MAKTPAKQNKQPGIEAKMDPAPEYIKSSYHGSGKLAGKVALITGGDSGVGRAVSIHFAREGADVAIVYIDEDVDANETKRLIEAEGRACLLLKGDVKKAAFCKKAVGVTVDKLGKLNILVNNAGMQFPQKDPKSIDEKQLEDTFRTNIFAYFHFANQALEHMQEGDCIINTTSVTAYRSSPNLIDYSSTKGAITSFTRSLATNLTDKKIRVNAVAPGPVWTPLIVATFDEEKIKSFGSETAMKRAGQPSELGPAYVFLASEDASFITGQVIHVNGGEVVNG, via the coding sequence ATGGCAAAAACCCCAGCAAAACAGAACAAGCAACCTGGCATTGAAGCCAAAATGGACCCGGCACCAGAATACATTAAAAGCAGTTATCATGGCTCAGGTAAGTTAGCTGGCAAGGTTGCTTTAATTACCGGTGGAGATTCGGGCGTTGGCCGGGCGGTGAGTATTCATTTTGCCCGCGAAGGGGCTGATGTTGCCATTGTTTATATTGACGAAGACGTAGATGCTAATGAAACCAAACGGTTAATTGAAGCGGAAGGCCGGGCTTGTCTCTTGCTGAAGGGCGATGTAAAGAAAGCCGCTTTTTGTAAAAAAGCAGTCGGAGTTACAGTTGATAAATTGGGAAAACTGAACATTCTGGTTAACAATGCCGGGATGCAGTTCCCTCAAAAAGATCCGAAATCAATCGATGAAAAACAATTGGAAGATACCTTTCGAACCAACATCTTCGCTTATTTCCATTTTGCTAACCAAGCGCTGGAACATATGCAGGAGGGCGATTGCATCATTAATACCACATCGGTTACCGCCTACCGCTCCTCGCCCAACCTCATTGATTATTCATCTACCAAAGGCGCTATCACCAGTTTCACCCGCTCATTGGCTACTAACCTTACCGATAAAAAGATCAGGGTTAATGCAGTAGCTCCCGGCCCTGTATGGACACCGCTGATCGTTGCCACTTTTGACGAGGAAAAGATCAAAAGCTTTGGCAGTGAAACGGCAATGAAGCGTGCCGGCCAGCCTTCCGAACTCGGTCCCGCCTACGTATTTCTGGCCTCAGAGGATGCGTCTTTTATTACCGGTCAGGTTATTCACGTTAACGGCGGAGAGGTCGTTAACGGTTAA